One segment of Vagococcus martis DNA contains the following:
- a CDS encoding ABC transporter permease, with protein sequence MSNFKFSKMNGILVPILSVIMGFVLGAIIMLLFGYNPVQGYQAMLTTAFQSPKSIGEIFVTAGPLIFTALGFSVASAAGFFNIGLSGQALAGWVASIWVGLSMGDSPRLVALTAAILAGVIAGALTAAIPGLLRAYFGTSEVIVTIMMNYILLYTSTHIVNNVIPEKFISTKGTTKLIGANVSLRTEFLTSISNGSRLNLGIIFAFIFLILIWFLMKKTTLGYEITAVGLNPFASEYAGMSSKRIIVLSMVISGALAGMGGVVYGLGTFGNFFVQGNSLSIGFDGMAVSLLGGGSSIGILLSSLLFSILKLGGQGMPILAGVPTELVDVVIASIIFFVGISYLIKLILTKLETKKEPKASKVEGGKA encoded by the coding sequence ATGAGTAATTTTAAATTTAGTAAGATGAATGGAATCTTGGTTCCTATTTTATCGGTTATTATGGGATTTGTATTAGGTGCTATTATTATGTTGCTATTTGGTTATAACCCAGTTCAAGGGTATCAAGCCATGTTGACAACAGCATTTCAATCACCAAAAAGTATTGGAGAAATTTTTGTAACAGCTGGGCCTTTAATTTTTACGGCTTTAGGATTTTCTGTGGCAAGTGCTGCTGGATTCTTTAATATCGGGCTTTCAGGTCAGGCGTTGGCTGGTTGGGTAGCAAGTATCTGGGTTGGACTTTCAATGGGAGACTCGCCAAGATTAGTTGCCTTAACTGCAGCTATTTTAGCAGGGGTGATTGCTGGAGCTTTAACAGCGGCGATACCTGGTTTATTAAGAGCTTATTTTGGAACAAGTGAAGTCATTGTTACAATCATGATGAACTACATTTTACTTTATACAAGTACACATATCGTTAATAATGTTATTCCAGAGAAATTTATTTCAACTAAAGGAACTACTAAATTGATTGGGGCAAATGTGTCTCTTAGAACAGAGTTTTTAACCTCAATTAGTAATGGATCTCGTTTGAATTTAGGTATTATCTTTGCTTTTATTTTCTTAATCTTGATTTGGTTTTTAATGAAGAAAACCACATTAGGTTATGAAATTACAGCTGTTGGTTTAAACCCATTTGCATCAGAATATGCAGGGATGAGTAGTAAACGTATTATTGTGTTATCAATGGTTATATCAGGAGCATTAGCTGGTATGGGTGGCGTTGTGTATGGATTAGGAACATTTGGTAACTTCTTTGTTCAAGGTAACTCATTAAGTATTGGATTTGATGGTATGGCAGTCTCATTACTTGGTGGAGGATCATCCATCGGTATTTTACTATCATCCTTATTGTTCAGTATCCTAAAATTAGGTGGACAAGGTATGCCAATATTGGCTGGTGTACCAACTGAATTGGTTGATGTTGTTATTGCTTCTATCATCTTCTTTGTTGGTATTAGCTACTTAATCAAATTGATTTTAACAAAACTTGAAACAAAAAAAGAACCAAAAGCTAGCAAAGTTGAAGGAGGTAAAGCGTGA
- a CDS encoding ABC transporter permease — MAADTMSTVASIITQTLVYSTPLVFTALGGTFSERGGIVNVGLEGIMVMGAFSSVVFNITYAGVFGVWTPWIALLVGGIVGMIFSLLHAVATINLRADHIISGTVINLMAPALSIFLVKVLYGKGQTDQVPQTFGYWEVPGLSKIPVIGPLLFEKTSAPAFLAILVSVIAWFVIYKTRFGLRLRSVGENPQAADTLGINVYGMKYSGVLISGFLGGIGGAVFAQTIAGRFAVTTISGQGFISMAAMIFGKWNPLGAMGAALFFGFAQNLSIVGDSIPLISSIPKVYLQSAPYALTIIVLVLFLGKAQGPKAGGKTYIKSK, encoded by the coding sequence ATGGCAGCAGATACTATGTCAACAGTTGCGTCTATTATTACGCAAACACTTGTTTATTCAACACCTCTTGTTTTTACAGCATTAGGCGGAACATTTTCAGAACGTGGTGGGATTGTTAACGTTGGGTTAGAAGGTATCATGGTAATGGGTGCATTCAGCTCAGTTGTGTTTAACATTACGTATGCCGGAGTATTTGGCGTTTGGACACCATGGATTGCTTTATTAGTTGGTGGAATTGTCGGAATGATTTTCTCATTACTTCATGCTGTAGCAACAATTAACTTGCGTGCCGATCATATTATTAGTGGTACTGTTATCAACCTGATGGCACCAGCTTTAAGTATTTTCTTAGTTAAAGTGTTATATGGTAAAGGTCAAACAGACCAAGTACCACAAACATTTGGTTACTGGGAAGTTCCTGGATTAAGTAAGATTCCAGTGATTGGGCCATTATTATTTGAAAAAACATCAGCACCTGCCTTTTTAGCTATTTTAGTGTCAGTCATCGCGTGGTTTGTTATCTATAAGACACGTTTTGGTTTGAGATTACGCTCAGTAGGTGAGAATCCTCAAGCAGCTGATACATTAGGGATTAATGTTTATGGTATGAAATATTCAGGTGTATTAATTTCTGGCTTTTTAGGTGGGATTGGTGGAGCAGTGTTTGCTCAAACAATCGCTGGACGTTTTGCTGTGACAACCATATCAGGTCAAGGTTTCATCTCAATGGCTGCGATGATCTTTGGTAAATGGAATCCACTTGGTGCAATGGGAGCAGCTCTATTCTTTGGATTTGCTCAAAACTTGAGTATTGTAGGAGACAGCATTCCACTTATTTCAAGTATTCCAAAAGTGTACCTACAAAGTGCTCCATACGCGTTAACGATTATTGTGTTAGTATTGTTCTTAGGTAAAGCACAAGGACCTAAAGCAGGCGGTAAAACATATATTAAATCTAAATAG
- the deoB gene encoding phosphopentomutase — MFKRIHLVVLDSVGIGEAPDAEKFGDVGSHTLGHIAEHGLHVPNMEELGLGTIEPLKGVKAIEDHKGYATKLEEVSVGKDTMTGHWEIAGLNIQTPFRVFPEGFPQDLLDKITEFSGRGIIMGANKPYSGTQVIEDFGEEQMKTGDLIIYTSADPVLQIAAHEDVIPLEELYKICEYTREITKDDPYMIGRIIARPYLGEPGNFKRTANRHDYALDPFGRTVLNELKDAGKDVIAVGKINDIFNGQGMTEAIRTASNMDGVDKLLDVMKQDFEGVSFTNLVDFDALFGHRRDTPGYAKALEDFDARLPEIYANMQEDDLLLITADHGNDPTFPGTDHTREYVPLLAYSKKMQGHGQLPQGYYSDISATIADNFDVKPTENGKSFLELLK; from the coding sequence ATGTTTAAAAGAATTCATTTAGTAGTACTAGATTCTGTTGGAATTGGTGAAGCTCCTGACGCTGAAAAATTTGGCGATGTTGGAAGTCACACACTAGGTCATATAGCTGAGCATGGGTTACATGTTCCTAATATGGAAGAATTAGGTCTTGGAACAATTGAACCTTTAAAAGGTGTCAAAGCGATTGAAGATCATAAAGGCTATGCGACTAAACTAGAAGAAGTATCTGTTGGTAAAGACACAATGACTGGTCATTGGGAAATTGCTGGATTAAACATTCAAACACCTTTTAGAGTATTCCCTGAAGGTTTCCCTCAAGATTTATTAGACAAAATCACTGAATTTTCTGGTCGTGGCATTATTATGGGTGCTAATAAACCATATAGTGGCACACAAGTTATTGAGGATTTTGGTGAAGAACAAATGAAAACAGGGGACTTAATTATCTACACATCAGCTGACCCTGTGTTACAAATTGCTGCTCATGAAGATGTAATTCCATTAGAAGAATTATACAAAATTTGTGAGTACACTCGTGAAATCACGAAAGATGATCCTTATATGATTGGTCGTATTATCGCTAGACCTTACTTAGGTGAACCAGGTAACTTTAAACGTACAGCTAACCGTCATGACTATGCCCTTGATCCATTTGGTCGTACAGTTTTAAACGAATTAAAAGATGCTGGAAAAGATGTTATCGCAGTTGGTAAAATCAACGATATCTTTAACGGTCAAGGGATGACAGAAGCAATCCGTACCGCTTCAAATATGGATGGCGTGGATAAATTATTAGACGTGATGAAACAAGATTTTGAAGGAGTAAGTTTTACTAACTTGGTTGACTTTGATGCGTTATTTGGACATAGAAGAGATACACCAGGTTATGCTAAAGCATTAGAAGACTTTGATGCCCGTTTACCAGAGATTTATGCTAATATGCAAGAAGATGATTTATTATTAATCACAGCAGACCACGGAAACGATCCAACCTTCCCGGGAACAGATCACACTCGTGAGTATGTACCATTACTTGCTTATAGTAAAAAAATGCAAGGACATGGTCAATTGCCACAAGGTTATTACTCAGATATTTCTGCGACAATTGCAGATAATTTTGATGTTAAACCAACAGAAAACGGAAAAAGCTTTTTAGAATTATTGAAATAA